In one window of Chryseobacterium viscerum DNA:
- a CDS encoding lipopolysaccharide biosynthesis protein, giving the protein MKRKIISFLGSNILSQLILLIAVPLTGRIYSDYEIGVLSFILSISAPLAYFYTLSYNKAIMLPAKNEEYSMLYAVSIFLSITISLISFFVILISMLFFDIDSYFLIVPLVAFSQSLYSASKDILIKKGLLNIVSKSMILNSVFAVIIILSGYYIKLSYWVLILSYVIPNFLATIFILFYLKIQRRNFVYKEFYNIIIKYKSFPLHQMPAYFINTFNAELPSFFIKHYFGEAILGNYFMASKIVNKPLSLISESLNGLIYKDLSETNKAKLNKKMNTYVGLLFLVSLLFAIVYLIFGEYFFSLFFDINKWRKAFDMSKIIIFTTVISSSFSHYSSGVLVKRKNKIFLVWEVITTLVLFVSFFLGKSSTIDFFIWIYVGVILFRYLLLSLLFNKS; this is encoded by the coding sequence ATGAAAAGAAAAATAATATCTTTTTTAGGTAGCAATATATTATCTCAATTAATATTACTGATTGCAGTTCCATTAACCGGAAGAATTTATTCTGATTACGAAATTGGAGTACTTTCCTTTATTTTATCAATTTCAGCCCCATTAGCGTACTTTTATACTTTGTCCTACAACAAAGCAATTATGTTACCAGCAAAGAACGAAGAATATAGTATGCTATATGCTGTTTCCATTTTTTTAAGTATAACCATCTCATTAATTTCCTTTTTCGTTATACTTATTTCAATGTTATTTTTTGATATAGATTCCTATTTTTTAATTGTACCATTGGTAGCATTTAGTCAATCTTTATATAGTGCATCAAAAGATATTCTTATAAAAAAAGGGTTGTTGAATATTGTCAGTAAATCAATGATACTAAACTCTGTGTTTGCAGTTATCATTATACTTTCTGGTTATTATATAAAATTATCATACTGGGTTTTGATATTATCTTATGTGATACCTAATTTTTTGGCGACTATATTTATATTGTTTTATCTCAAAATACAAAGAAGAAATTTTGTTTACAAAGAGTTCTACAATATTATAATTAAATATAAATCCTTTCCGTTGCATCAGATGCCTGCTTATTTTATTAATACTTTTAATGCAGAGCTACCTAGTTTCTTTATAAAACATTATTTTGGAGAAGCTATTTTGGGGAATTATTTTATGGCTTCCAAAATTGTGAATAAACCACTAAGTTTAATATCTGAAAGTTTAAATGGGTTGATATACAAGGATTTGTCAGAAACCAATAAAGCGAAACTCAATAAGAAAATGAATACCTATGTTGGGTTATTATTTTTGGTTTCCCTACTATTTGCTATTGTATATTTAATTTTTGGGGAATATTTTTTCTCTTTATTTTTTGATATTAATAAATGGAGAAAGGCATTTGATATGAGTAAAATAATAATTTTCACGACTGTTATTTCATCGTCTTTTTCTCATTATTCAAGTGGTGTATTGGTTAAAAGGAAGAATAAAATTTTCCTCGTTTGGGAGGTAATTACCACTTTGGTTTTGTTTGTTTCATTTTTTTTAGGAAAGAGCTCCACAATAGATTTCTTTATATGGATTTATGTGGGAGTAATTTTATTTAGATATTTATTACTTTCTTTACTATTTAATAAATCTTGA
- a CDS encoding polysaccharide deacetylase family protein, whose translation MKVMLKKLRTENAILYTIKFLLKIAFGYTVSPTLEFLSEDNVTIQVEGIRIKFKLCSHDKLLDLIEGKGHMKSIPSYDGYYYIPIIDENVSDFYECNNGHIQINYDIITLSFVLLSCYDELTSEARDEFDRFRYKDSLVCKYNLINIPVVDEYAFLIRKILKNEVQSFTPSLKPTIIVPTHDIDNLYRFDGFFTSIKTLAAEAIRERRPLQLCSSILNMLKTIVFKKEDQYLKGIEQLYKDSKKYNLRSVFFFMTAKPSQFDKGQVIDQNVLNLMSKIEDADMLLGIHPGFNTFRNIAVMNDEIERLRNTSERDIILARQHYLRFDRRITFENLEKCGIKVDYTMGFADHEGFKCGTAHQFHPYNFEKDQPYNILEIPLIVMDGTLTHYQKYSMDKAFEVLENLFKITKRVEGDFIILWHNDRVFRDQKWYKKVYLRFISQYNMKNRNLQ comes from the coding sequence ATGAAAGTAATGTTAAAAAAATTGCGAACAGAAAATGCCATATTATATACAATTAAGTTTTTACTGAAAATTGCATTTGGCTATACCGTTTCTCCAACTTTAGAATTTTTATCGGAAGATAATGTAACGATTCAGGTTGAGGGAATAAGAATTAAATTTAAATTATGTTCACACGATAAATTGCTTGATTTGATAGAAGGCAAAGGTCATATGAAGTCTATACCTTCATATGATGGTTATTATTACATTCCGATTATTGATGAAAATGTAAGTGATTTTTATGAATGTAATAATGGACATATTCAAATCAATTATGATATTATTACTTTATCTTTTGTTTTATTATCATGCTATGATGAATTGACCTCAGAAGCACGAGATGAATTTGACAGATTCAGATATAAAGATAGTTTAGTCTGTAAATATAATCTGATTAATATACCCGTTGTTGATGAATACGCATTTCTGATCAGAAAAATTCTTAAAAATGAAGTACAAAGTTTTACTCCCTCATTAAAGCCAACAATAATTGTTCCTACTCATGATATAGATAACCTTTATAGATTTGACGGTTTTTTTACATCGATTAAGACTTTAGCTGCAGAAGCAATTAGAGAAAGAAGGCCTTTACAATTATGCAGTTCAATACTGAACATGTTAAAAACTATTGTTTTTAAAAAAGAAGATCAGTACCTTAAAGGAATAGAGCAATTGTATAAAGATTCAAAAAAATACAATTTAAGATCAGTTTTTTTCTTTATGACTGCGAAGCCATCTCAATTTGACAAGGGTCAGGTTATAGACCAAAATGTCTTGAATTTGATGTCCAAAATTGAAGATGCAGATATGCTGCTGGGTATTCATCCCGGTTTTAATACGTTCAGGAATATTGCTGTTATGAACGATGAAATAGAGAGACTCAGAAATACATCAGAAAGAGATATTATACTGGCAAGACAGCATTATCTTAGATTTGACCGTAGAATAACTTTTGAAAATCTTGAGAAATGTGGTATAAAGGTCGATTATACTATGGGATTTGCAGACCATGAAGGATTTAAATGTGGTACAGCACACCAATTTCACCCATACAATTTTGAAAAAGACCAACCTTACAACATTCTTGAGATCCCTCTAATTGTTATGGATGGTACCCTGACGCATTACCAAAAATATTCTATGGATAAAGCTTTTGAGGTATTGGAAAATCTTTTCAAAATAACAAAAAGAGTTGAAGGTGATTTCATCATACTTTGGCATAATGATAGAGTTTTCAGAGATCAAAAGTGGTATAAGAAAGTGTATTTAAGATTTATTTCACAATATAATATGAAAAATAGAAACTTACAGTAA